Proteins from one Anastrepha obliqua isolate idAnaObli1 chromosome 2, idAnaObli1_1.0, whole genome shotgun sequence genomic window:
- the LOC129238784 gene encoding insulin-like codes for MMFPQQTVNFHNLLCLSLVVISLVFCVELSPHCTEAIPLLPGGSSDVEFKRYCSTNLSDAIRLICGGRYYSLSRKFPDSVGMGHVSSLKRLAGEDGEYRQPFQGAIHECCRRPCGYSELKSYCDPDY; via the exons ATGATGTTCCCTCAACAAACAGTGAATTTTCATAACCTGCTATGCCTTAGCTTGGTCGTGATTAGCCTAGTGTTTTGTGTGGAGCTATCGCCGCACTGCACTGAAGCTATTCCTTTGCTTCCCGGGGGTAGCAGCGATGTAGAGTTCAAACGGTACTGTAGTACCAATCTCTCAGATGCCATCCGCCTAATATGTGGCGGGCGTTACTATTCGCTATCACGAAAATTTC ctgATAGTGTCGGCATGGGCCATGTCTCCAGCCTAAAACGGTTAGCCGGCGAGGACGGTGAATACCGGCAACCCTTTCAAGGTGCCATACACGAGTGTTGCCGGCGTCCATGCGGCTACTCGGAGCTCAAGTCATATTGTGACCCTGATTACTGA